A stretch of the Mycobacterium shigaense genome encodes the following:
- a CDS encoding condensation domain-containing protein: protein MDLDGRAFPLTRGQLDIWLAQETGHTGTDWQLGLFVKIEGTVQRRALEWAIRRVVQEAEPLRASFFEVDGNVFQKPIDELHVEVPFYDVSGSADAVAEARSIALSLQRIPMPLTGPLVKFAIFQTRPDEFYLFACGHHIVIDGTGVGLVGHRIAAVYSAIVSGASISRTLFGSLQDLVDCELAYEASPDYADDKAYWTLNQPAEIAGRHWLPDVPVERDPWPSEPVRLDPEVLWRIDVLCQIWDLPRTSVITAACALLVRGWCADGPEVVLDFPVNRRVRPESKTLPATMAGVVPLVLQVSPESTVAEFCRHVDTRIGEALRHQRFPVHTLQRKIRDVRSSAERVVVNFEPSGFTFPFGVGRATASYTNSGHVGGFGLLFLSAGDQLFLSTAGVGEPFSNFDVSDLAGRLERVLTLFADAPAQRLSSVDLLRLGERAALDGWSNRAALAQRVTGVSIPQVWAAQVARAPEAVAISDGQRSWTYREVEQAANRLPAC, encoded by the coding sequence ATGGATCTTGACGGCCGGGCGTTTCCCCTAACGCGCGGGCAGCTGGACATATGGCTGGCGCAGGAGACGGGTCATACCGGCACCGACTGGCAGCTCGGCCTTTTCGTGAAAATCGAGGGCACGGTGCAACGTCGTGCCCTGGAGTGGGCCATCCGGCGCGTCGTGCAAGAGGCCGAACCACTGCGGGCCTCTTTCTTCGAGGTGGACGGCAACGTCTTCCAAAAGCCAATCGACGAATTGCATGTCGAGGTGCCGTTCTACGACGTGAGCGGCTCCGCCGATGCGGTCGCCGAAGCTCGCAGCATCGCGTTGTCGTTGCAGCGCATCCCAATGCCGTTGACCGGGCCGCTGGTTAAATTCGCGATATTTCAGACGCGACCTGACGAGTTTTACCTATTCGCCTGCGGCCACCACATCGTCATCGACGGAACCGGTGTCGGCTTGGTGGGTCACCGGATCGCGGCCGTCTATTCGGCTATCGTCTCCGGTGCATCCATTTCGCGCACTCTTTTCGGTTCTCTACAGGACTTGGTGGATTGCGAGCTGGCATATGAAGCCTCCCCCGATTACGCAGATGACAAGGCGTATTGGACGCTGAATCAACCGGCAGAGATCGCTGGGCGACACTGGTTGCCCGACGTTCCCGTCGAGCGCGATCCGTGGCCGTCCGAGCCCGTTCGACTGGATCCCGAAGTCCTCTGGCGAATCGACGTACTGTGCCAGATATGGGATTTGCCAAGGACTTCGGTCATCACTGCCGCGTGCGCACTGTTGGTGCGAGGTTGGTGCGCCGACGGGCCGGAGGTGGTGCTCGACTTTCCGGTCAATAGGCGGGTTCGCCCGGAATCGAAGACCCTGCCGGCGACCATGGCCGGGGTGGTGCCGCTGGTGTTGCAGGTGTCGCCCGAGTCCACGGTTGCCGAGTTCTGCCGGCACGTGGACACCCGGATAGGAGAAGCGCTGCGGCACCAGCGATTCCCGGTGCATACGCTGCAACGCAAAATTCGCGATGTCCGATCGTCGGCCGAGCGGGTGGTGGTCAATTTCGAGCCGTCGGGATTCACCTTCCCCTTCGGTGTGGGGCGGGCGACGGCGTCGTACACCAATTCCGGCCACGTGGGCGGTTTTGGGTTGCTCTTCCTCAGTGCGGGCGATCAGCTGTTTTTGAGCACCGCCGGCGTCGGCGAGCCCTTTTCGAATTTCGACGTGTCTGATTTGGCGGGTCGGTTGGAACGGGTGTTGACACTGTTCGCTGACGCTCCGGCGCAACGGCTTTCGTCGGTGGATCTACTGCGTCTCGGTGAGCGGGCCGCACTCGACGGCTGGAGCAACCGGGCCGCGCTGGCCCAGCGGGTGACCGGCGTATCGATCCCGCAGGTGTGGGCGGCGCAGGTGGCGCGGGCGCCGGAAGCCGTGGCGATCAGCGATGGGCAACGTTCGTGGACCTACCGCGAGGTCGAGCAGGCCGCCAACCGATTGCCCGCCTGCTGA
- a CDS encoding enoyl-CoA hydratase — MAQSDPVLYRVSNHVALLTVNDPDRRNAVTGEISALLRGAVEQAEADTDVHAVVVTGAGKAFCAGADLSVLGATGGGAAESGLQQLYDGFMAVGSCTLPTIAAVNGAAVGAGLNLALAADVRIAGPGALFDARFQKLGLHPGGGATWMLQRAVGPQVARAALLFGLRFDAESAVRHGLALTMADDPVAAALELAAGPASAPREVVLMTKATMRATASLGSLDDDQHRLAMRTELGPQAHSIQSPAFADRLAAAKRK; from the coding sequence ATGGCACAATCCGACCCCGTCCTGTACCGCGTGAGCAACCACGTGGCACTGCTCACCGTGAACGACCCGGATCGGCGCAATGCGGTGACAGGCGAGATCTCGGCACTGCTGCGCGGCGCCGTCGAGCAAGCCGAAGCCGATACCGACGTGCATGCCGTCGTCGTGACCGGCGCGGGCAAAGCGTTTTGCGCCGGCGCCGACCTGAGCGTGCTGGGCGCCACGGGCGGCGGTGCGGCGGAGTCCGGCCTGCAGCAGCTCTACGACGGATTCATGGCGGTGGGCAGCTGCACGCTGCCCACCATCGCGGCGGTCAACGGCGCCGCAGTCGGCGCCGGACTGAACTTGGCGTTGGCCGCCGACGTGCGGATAGCCGGCCCCGGGGCACTGTTCGACGCGCGATTTCAGAAGCTGGGGCTGCACCCCGGCGGGGGCGCGACCTGGATGTTGCAGCGAGCGGTGGGCCCGCAAGTCGCCCGGGCGGCCCTGTTGTTCGGCCTGCGCTTCGACGCCGAGTCGGCCGTCCGGCACGGTCTGGCGCTCACGATGGCCGACGACCCCGTCGCCGCGGCACTCGAGCTGGCAGCTGGGCCCGCCTCCGCGCCACGGGAAGTGGTGTTGATGACCAAGGCCACGATGCGCGCCACCGCGAGCCTGGGTTCGCTGGACGACGATCAACATCGGTTGGCCATGCGCACTGAGCTTGGGCCGCAGGCACATTCGATTCAGTCGCCGGCATTCGCCGATCGCCTGGCCGCCGCGAAACGCAAATAG
- a CDS encoding bile acid:sodium symporter family protein — translation MDNRYFPLVVVVVMLALGMTLTVDDFKRAATLRRPLLVALLCQALVLPTLCLLIAEAFHLDPNLAIGLMLMSAAPGGTMANVLSHLVNGDLALNLTLTAVNAVLSIFALPAILAVSMTWFLGEGRLIPLQVDKFLAVFGLVLIPTSIGIAIRNRFPTLAQRLQRPVRVLAIVLMVFAVVAAIAGGQTSLYNNFGVLIGAVLTFCAVSLTVGYLVPRWMHLGPRQAIAVSLEIGLHNAMLAIGIALSPQLLNNAEMATPPAVYGAVAPLLALAFIAAIRRFDPAFRHVPRTDAAVNEQPA, via the coding sequence ATGGATAACAGGTACTTTCCGTTGGTCGTCGTGGTGGTCATGCTCGCGCTCGGGATGACGCTGACCGTTGACGACTTCAAGCGGGCCGCGACGTTGCGTCGACCGTTGTTGGTCGCGCTGCTCTGTCAGGCGTTGGTACTGCCCACCTTGTGTCTGCTCATCGCCGAGGCCTTTCATCTCGACCCGAACCTGGCCATCGGGCTGATGCTGATGTCGGCGGCACCGGGCGGGACGATGGCGAACGTCCTCAGTCACCTGGTGAACGGGGATTTGGCACTTAATCTGACGTTGACCGCGGTCAATGCCGTGTTGTCGATTTTCGCGCTGCCGGCGATCTTGGCGGTGTCGATGACCTGGTTCCTTGGAGAGGGGCGCCTGATCCCGCTACAGGTCGACAAATTTCTGGCGGTGTTCGGCCTCGTGCTCATCCCGACCTCGATCGGCATCGCGATACGCAATCGGTTTCCCACGCTGGCTCAGCGGCTGCAGCGGCCCGTCAGAGTGCTGGCGATCGTGCTGATGGTGTTCGCAGTCGTCGCGGCCATCGCCGGCGGCCAGACTTCGCTGTACAACAACTTCGGCGTGCTGATCGGAGCCGTCCTCACCTTCTGCGCGGTCAGTCTGACGGTCGGCTATCTGGTGCCGCGCTGGATGCATCTTGGTCCGCGCCAGGCCATTGCGGTCAGCTTGGAGATCGGCTTGCACAACGCCATGCTGGCGATCGGCATAGCCCTGAGTCCACAATTGCTGAACAATGCCGAAATGGCGACCCCGCCCGCTGTTTACGGCGCGGTGGCACCACTGCTCGCCTTGGCGTTCATCGCTGCCATCCGACGGTTCGACCCGGCCTTCCGCCATGTTCCGCGCACCGATGCCGCGGTGAACGAACAACCTGCCTAA
- a CDS encoding HpcH/HpaI aldolase/citrate lyase family protein, whose amino-acid sequence MDVRAAGPGWLFCPADRPERFEKAAAAADVVILDLEDGVAEADKPAARKALQATPLDPERTVVRINGADTGEYAHDLDALAGTSYTTVMLSKTESATQVTALAPREVIALLETPRGAVFAREIAAAENTVALMWGAEDLVATLGGSSSRFADGTYRDVARHVRSTALLTASAFGRVALDAVHLDIRDLDGLRAEAEDGAALGFNGTVCIHPSQVPVVREAFRPSQEKLDWARRVLAAARTQRGVFAFEGQMVDSPVLKHAAMILRRAGAA is encoded by the coding sequence ATGGACGTGCGCGCCGCCGGACCGGGCTGGCTGTTCTGTCCCGCCGATCGCCCCGAGCGTTTCGAAAAGGCCGCCGCCGCAGCCGACGTGGTGATTCTCGACCTCGAGGACGGGGTGGCCGAGGCGGACAAGCCCGCCGCACGCAAGGCGTTGCAGGCCACGCCGCTGGACCCGGAGCGCACCGTGGTGCGGATCAACGGTGCCGACACCGGGGAATACGCGCACGACCTGGACGCCCTGGCCGGTACCTCTTACACGACGGTGATGCTGTCCAAGACCGAGTCGGCCACACAGGTGACGGCCCTGGCCCCCCGCGAGGTGATCGCGTTGCTGGAGACGCCGCGCGGCGCGGTGTTCGCCCGCGAGATCGCGGCCGCGGAGAACACGGTGGCACTTATGTGGGGCGCCGAGGACCTGGTCGCCACGCTCGGCGGTAGCTCCAGTCGCTTCGCCGACGGCACCTATCGCGACGTGGCCCGCCACGTGCGGTCGACGGCCCTGCTCACCGCGTCCGCGTTCGGCCGGGTCGCGCTCGACGCGGTGCATCTGGACATCCGCGACCTCGACGGCCTGCGCGCCGAGGCCGAAGATGGCGCGGCGCTGGGCTTCAACGGGACGGTGTGCATCCATCCAAGCCAGGTTCCCGTCGTGCGCGAGGCCTTTCGCCCCAGCCAGGAGAAGCTGGATTGGGCGCGAAGAGTTTTGGCGGCGGCACGCACCCAGCGCGGCGTGTTCGCCTTCGAAGGCCAGATGGTCGACTCCCCGGTGCTCAAGCACGCGGCGATGATATTGCGGCGCGCCGGCGCGGCCTAG
- a CDS encoding MaoC family dehydratase has translation MSDGKSIVQRGLWFEEYEIGTTYLHRPGRTVTEADNVLFTTLTMNTQPLHLDAAWAAGQPGFRGERLVNSMFTLSTLVGLSVTQLTLGTIVANLGFSEVSFPKPLFHGDTLYAETVCTDKRESKSRPGEGIVSLEHIGRNQHGDVVARAVRKTLVQKRPSERES, from the coding sequence ATGAGCGATGGTAAATCAATTGTGCAGCGCGGCTTGTGGTTTGAGGAGTACGAGATCGGTACGACCTATCTGCACCGGCCGGGTCGCACCGTTACCGAGGCCGACAACGTGTTGTTCACGACGCTGACGATGAACACCCAGCCGTTGCACCTCGATGCCGCCTGGGCGGCCGGGCAGCCGGGTTTTCGGGGCGAGCGCCTGGTGAACTCGATGTTCACGCTGTCGACGCTGGTCGGGTTGTCGGTGACCCAACTGACCCTGGGGACCATCGTGGCCAACCTCGGCTTCTCCGAGGTGTCATTTCCCAAGCCGCTCTTCCACGGCGACACCCTGTATGCGGAGACCGTGTGTACCGACAAGCGTGAGTCGAAGAGCCGCCCGGGCGAGGGCATCGTGAGCCTCGAGCACATCGGACGCAATCAGCACGGCGACGTCGTTGCGCGCGCGGTTCGCAAGACCTTGGTGCAAAAGCGGCCGTCCGAAAGGGAGTCCTGA
- a CDS encoding acyl-CoA dehydrogenase family protein, which produces MTLSKEYEDLRATVADFARSVVAPVSAKHDEEHSFPYQVIAKMGEMGLFGLPFPEEYGGMGGDYFALSLALEELGKVDQSVAITLEAGVGLGAMPIYRFGTEEQKQKWLPDLIAGRALAGFGLTEPGAGSDAGGTRTTAKLDNGEWVINGNKQFITNSGTDITSLVTVTAVTGNISDAKKEISTIIVPSGTTGFIVEPVYNKVGWNASDTHPLTFADARVPQENLLGERGRGYANFLSILDEGRIAIAALSTGAAQGCVDESVKYAKERQAFGQPIGAYQAISFKIARMEARAHVARTAYYDAAAKMLAGKPFKKEAAIAKMIASEAAMDNARDATQIHGGYGFMNEYPVARHYRDSKILEVGEGTTEVQLMLIARSLGLS; this is translated from the coding sequence ATGACGCTATCCAAGGAGTACGAAGACCTGCGCGCCACGGTGGCCGATTTCGCGCGGAGCGTGGTCGCGCCGGTGTCGGCCAAACACGATGAGGAGCACAGCTTCCCGTATCAGGTCATCGCCAAGATGGGCGAGATGGGACTGTTCGGCTTGCCGTTCCCGGAGGAGTACGGCGGCATGGGCGGCGACTACTTCGCGCTGTCGCTCGCACTCGAGGAACTCGGCAAGGTCGACCAGTCGGTGGCGATCACACTGGAGGCCGGGGTAGGCCTGGGTGCGATGCCCATCTATCGGTTCGGCACCGAAGAGCAGAAGCAGAAGTGGCTGCCGGATCTGATCGCCGGCCGGGCGCTGGCCGGGTTCGGGCTTACCGAACCGGGCGCGGGCTCGGACGCCGGCGGCACCCGCACCACCGCGAAACTCGACAACGGCGAGTGGGTCATCAACGGCAACAAGCAATTCATCACCAACTCGGGCACCGACATCACCTCGCTGGTCACCGTCACCGCGGTCACCGGAAACATCAGCGACGCCAAGAAGGAGATCTCGACGATCATTGTGCCCAGCGGCACAACGGGATTCATCGTCGAACCGGTCTACAACAAGGTCGGCTGGAACGCCTCGGACACGCATCCGCTGACGTTCGCCGATGCTCGTGTCCCGCAGGAGAACCTGCTGGGCGAGCGCGGCAGGGGCTACGCGAATTTCCTGTCCATCCTGGACGAGGGCCGCATCGCGATCGCCGCCCTGTCTACCGGGGCGGCCCAGGGCTGCGTCGACGAGAGCGTAAAGTACGCCAAGGAGCGCCAGGCGTTCGGCCAGCCGATCGGTGCCTATCAGGCGATCAGCTTCAAGATCGCTCGGATGGAGGCGCGTGCACACGTCGCCCGTACGGCCTACTACGATGCGGCCGCAAAGATGTTGGCTGGCAAGCCTTTTAAAAAGGAGGCAGCGATCGCGAAAATGATCGCGTCGGAGGCGGCGATGGACAACGCCCGCGACGCCACCCAGATTCACGGCGGATACGGCTTCATGAACGAGTATCCGGTGGCGCGCCACTACCGCGACAGCAAGATCCTCGAAGTCGGTGAGGGCACCACCGAGGTGCAGCTGATGCTGATCGCGCGATCGCTGGGGCTCTCATGA